In the genome of Falsirhodobacter halotolerans, one region contains:
- a CDS encoding Rid family detoxifying hydrolase yields the protein MTPALRRGSWVYTSGQVGIDPDTAQIVGPGFAEQAHQAFRNIRALIEQAGVTMADVIKVTCFLTRAEDFAELNAIYEQYFAAPYPCRSTLIVALQPKILLIEVEATAIAPEAS from the coding sequence TTGACGCCCGCCCTGCGGCGCGGATCTTGGGTCTATACCTCGGGTCAGGTCGGCATCGATCCGGATACGGCGCAAATCGTGGGGCCGGGCTTTGCCGAACAGGCCCATCAGGCTTTCCGCAACATTCGCGCCCTGATCGAGCAGGCCGGTGTGACGATGGCAGATGTCATCAAGGTGACATGCTTCTTGACCCGAGCCGAAGATTTTGCGGAGTTGAACGCGATATACGAGCAGTATTTCGCGGCCCCCTACCCCTGTCGATCAACGCTTATCGTCGCGCTCCAGCCGAAAATACTGCTGATCGAGGTCGAGGCCACCGCCATCGCACCGGAGGCCTCATGA
- a CDS encoding transporter substrate-binding domain-containing protein, translating to MKLANILPALLAASTVLSPVLASARASDELKPAPADFTEMPACIALREQHPDLVGKTLSVGLGGYNKGFQQPVDGNPEDLEGLDPDMFDRLGACLGFDYTFQLGAFNVLVTSIMSGRLDIGPSLYVTPARQEQVAFVSSYQVVDGSVVPKGNPKNLQSLDDLCGMTISAAAGTFEATTLAPEQTAKCIEAGNPAVDVLLVQNTDSAILAVQSGRADIHLTSKAVAAGLAAADPNLEEAFDVDLPIRNGYPIAKENEALQAAILDGIKVIQDSGVQKLIMDKWGQGADAQRPVEIFN from the coding sequence ATGAAACTTGCGAATATCCTCCCCGCACTGCTTGCTGCAAGCACGGTGCTTTCGCCTGTTCTGGCCAGCGCTCGCGCCTCGGACGAGCTGAAGCCCGCCCCCGCCGATTTCACCGAAATGCCGGCATGTATCGCCTTGCGCGAACAGCATCCCGATCTGGTCGGCAAAACGTTGAGCGTCGGCCTTGGCGGGTATAACAAAGGCTTCCAGCAGCCGGTGGACGGCAACCCCGAGGATCTGGAGGGGTTGGACCCCGACATGTTCGATCGTCTGGGCGCCTGTCTTGGCTTTGACTACACCTTCCAGCTTGGCGCGTTCAACGTGCTGGTCACCTCGATCATGTCGGGTCGGCTGGACATCGGCCCGTCGCTTTACGTGACCCCGGCACGGCAGGAACAGGTGGCGTTCGTATCGTCCTATCAGGTGGTGGACGGATCCGTGGTGCCGAAGGGCAACCCCAAGAACCTGCAATCGCTGGACGATCTTTGCGGCATGACAATCTCTGCCGCCGCCGGCACCTTCGAGGCGACGACGCTCGCCCCTGAGCAGACCGCCAAATGCATCGAGGCCGGGAACCCGGCCGTCGACGTGCTGCTGGTCCAGAACACCGACAGCGCGATCCTTGCCGTGCAATCGGGCCGTGCCGACATCCATCTGACCTCCAAGGCGGTCGCAGCAGGATTGGCCGCCGCCGATCCCAACCTTGAAGAAGCCTTCGACGTCGATCTGCCGATCCGCAACGGCTATCCCATTGCCAAAGAAAACGAGGCACTTCAGGCCGCGATTTTGGACGGCATCAAGGTGATCCAGGATTCTGGCGTGCAGAAGCTGATCATGGACAAGTGGGGCCAAGGCGCCGACGCCCAGCGCCCTGTCGAAATCTTCAACTGA
- a CDS encoding GntR family transcriptional regulator encodes MQVTTSAEGWTAARPRTLVDHVIDQILSAAARGLILPGDRLVEKDLSASLNMSRVPIREALRVLESQGVVTSEPYKGIRLMEITQDRLSQILDVRTTLETLAATRAIEAGRNAGEALAPLRRSLQELRLMGERGEVFSFASADTAFHMQLVCLGGNQPLVTLWQSLARQLTVIIGLAVNSKDMKTIVSEHERLLDTIASGDLAAVRKELTEHIITEGMKVDFDLLHARRMAAQITAA; translated from the coding sequence ATGCAGGTCACGACATCGGCAGAAGGGTGGACTGCGGCACGGCCGCGGACGTTGGTGGATCACGTGATCGACCAGATACTCTCCGCTGCGGCACGCGGCCTGATATTGCCTGGCGACCGGCTTGTCGAAAAGGATCTGAGCGCTTCGCTGAACATGAGCCGCGTGCCGATCCGCGAGGCGTTGCGGGTGCTGGAAAGCCAAGGTGTCGTGACAAGCGAGCCCTACAAGGGCATCCGTCTTATGGAAATAACGCAGGATCGGCTGTCCCAGATCCTGGATGTTCGCACAACGCTGGAAACGCTGGCCGCCACCCGCGCTATCGAGGCGGGTCGGAACGCAGGTGAGGCTCTGGCTCCGCTTCGCCGCTCGCTGCAGGAACTTCGTTTGATGGGCGAACGGGGCGAGGTTTTCAGTTTCGCCTCGGCCGATACGGCGTTCCACATGCAACTGGTCTGTCTTGGGGGCAACCAGCCGCTCGTCACGCTTTGGCAATCGCTGGCACGGCAATTGACCGTTATCATAGGGCTGGCGGTGAACAGCAAGGACATGAAGACCATCGTCTCAGAGCATGAACGGTTGCTGGACACCATCGCTTCGGGCGATTTGGCGGCCGTGCGCAAGGAGTTGACTGAACACATCATCACCGAGGGCATGAAGGTCGATTTCGACCTCCTGCACGCACGGCGGATGGCGGCGCAGATCACCGCCGCCTGA
- a CDS encoding D-2-hydroxyacid dehydrogenase, whose product MTSRIHVLDSGSASPDLRFDAGRLRGIAGSAPLTITHDPACLAAEIGPADILLTNAKVDIGALRKRAPHLRWVQVISAGVEAYLPTLPPDVMLTNASGVHSEKGAEFVLAAVLMLNYRIPSFLAAQARHDWAQDFVRPLRGKCAVILGAGAIGGAAIRLLHERGMRVIAVTRSGTCAVPVEAAVTLERLRKVLPDADFLINTLPATTETTGVVGAVELALLADGAGIVNVSRAAVFDKDALGAALPRLSGLVSDVFHAEPMPKDDPAWDWPGLIATPHCSVDDHEGYIDRCMEIFAENLRRFRAGETLVNLVDPTKGY is encoded by the coding sequence ATGACCTCGCGCATCCATGTTCTCGACAGCGGTTCCGCATCGCCTGATCTGCGCTTCGATGCCGGGCGGCTGCGTGGTATTGCAGGTTCTGCGCCCCTGACCATCACTCATGATCCGGCATGCCTGGCGGCGGAGATCGGTCCGGCCGACATCCTTTTGACAAATGCCAAAGTCGATATCGGTGCGCTGCGCAAGCGCGCGCCCCATCTGCGTTGGGTTCAGGTTATTTCGGCAGGCGTCGAAGCTTATCTGCCGACCCTGCCGCCTGATGTCATGCTGACAAACGCGTCGGGGGTTCATTCGGAGAAAGGGGCGGAGTTCGTGCTCGCAGCGGTGTTGATGCTAAACTATCGCATCCCCTCCTTTCTGGCCGCGCAAGCCCGACACGACTGGGCGCAGGATTTCGTGCGTCCGTTGCGCGGAAAATGCGCCGTGATTCTTGGGGCGGGGGCAATCGGTGGCGCGGCGATCCGCCTTTTGCATGAACGCGGAATGCGCGTTATCGCGGTCACCCGGTCGGGAACGTGCGCGGTCCCGGTCGAGGCTGCGGTGACGCTTGAGAGACTGAGGAAGGTGCTGCCGGACGCGGACTTTTTGATCAACACCCTGCCCGCTACGACCGAGACGACGGGAGTCGTCGGGGCGGTGGAGCTGGCTTTGCTGGCGGACGGCGCCGGAATCGTGAATGTCAGCCGTGCCGCGGTCTTCGACAAGGACGCGCTAGGCGCGGCGCTTCCTCGGCTGTCGGGCCTCGTTTCGGACGTGTTCCACGCCGAGCCGATGCCCAAGGACGACCCCGCTTGGGATTGGCCAGGTCTGATCGCGACCCCGCATTGCAGCGTCGACGACCATGAGGGTTACATTGACCGCTGCATGGAGATCTTTGCCGAAAACCTGCGCCGGTTCCGCGCGGGCGAGACGCTGGTGAACCTTGTAGACCCGACGAAAGGGTATTGA
- the atzF gene encoding allophanate hydrolase, producing the protein MTHAFPTIAALHAAYASGVGASEIVAQTFARIAEVNDPGIFITLIPEEDVRAAADALGPFDPAKPLWGVPFVVKDNIDVAGLPTTAACPAFEHIATDTAFAVQKLLNAGAILIGKTNLDQFATGLVGVRTPYPVPKNSIDPGYVPGGSSGGSGVAVGHGIVTFALGTDTAGSGRVPAGLNNIVGLKPTLGTVSARGMLPACRTLDTISVFAGTVGDAETVFRAMAGYDADDPWSRAISEALRPSGLPDGLRVGVPDAGSRRFADDALSEAAFDAALGDLDHPATSIDMTPLFDVAALLYAGPWVAERYHAIRGVIEERPDALHPATRKVIGAATGYSAADAFDGIYRLKALTREAERIWDKIDVLVVPTYPRPRTRADLNADPIGPNSELGTYTNFVNLLDLCAIAVPSHWRADGFPSGVTLIAPKGRDGLISALGARLHSAAGVAIGATDTPVPPVTRTPMLAEGEIEVVVVGAHLSGMPLNHELTGRGGRFLRAVTTTPDYRLFALAGGPPFRPGLMRVATGQGTAIQTEVWAVPAQHFGSFVAGIPAPLGIGTARLADGTAPKGFITEAEGLTGATDISHFGGWRAYMASLSQPA; encoded by the coding sequence ATGACACACGCATTTCCCACCATCGCCGCCCTTCATGCCGCCTATGCCTCAGGTGTCGGAGCTTCCGAAATCGTGGCACAGACATTCGCCCGCATTGCCGAAGTGAATGACCCCGGCATATTCATCACCCTGATCCCCGAGGAGGACGTGAGAGCGGCGGCGGATGCGCTTGGCCCCTTCGATCCGGCCAAGCCGCTTTGGGGCGTGCCATTCGTGGTCAAGGACAATATCGACGTGGCGGGCCTGCCCACCACCGCCGCATGCCCCGCGTTCGAACATATCGCCACGGACACGGCATTCGCCGTGCAGAAGCTGCTGAATGCGGGGGCGATCCTGATTGGCAAGACGAACCTCGATCAGTTCGCGACGGGACTGGTGGGGGTGCGGACGCCCTATCCGGTGCCGAAGAACTCCATCGATCCCGGATATGTGCCCGGGGGATCGAGCGGCGGGTCGGGCGTGGCCGTGGGGCACGGCATCGTCACCTTCGCGCTTGGAACCGACACGGCGGGGTCGGGGCGGGTTCCGGCGGGGCTGAACAACATCGTGGGGCTGAAGCCGACATTGGGCACCGTATCGGCGCGCGGGATGCTTCCCGCCTGCCGGACGCTGGACACGATCTCTGTCTTTGCCGGGACCGTGGGGGATGCGGAAACGGTGTTCCGTGCCATGGCCGGATACGACGCCGACGATCCGTGGTCGCGTGCCATATCGGAGGCCCTGCGCCCTTCGGGCCTGCCGGACGGGCTGCGGGTGGGTGTGCCGGATGCGGGCAGCCGTCGGTTTGCGGATGATGCCTTGTCGGAAGCTGCGTTCGATGCCGCGCTGGGCGATCTGGACCATCCTGCAACCAGCATCGACATGACGCCGCTTTTCGATGTGGCGGCATTGCTTTATGCGGGGCCGTGGGTAGCCGAACGCTATCACGCCATTCGCGGCGTGATCGAAGAGAGGCCGGACGCTTTGCATCCCGCAACGCGCAAGGTCATCGGCGCTGCGACGGGGTATTCGGCGGCGGATGCCTTCGACGGCATTTACCGCCTGAAGGCGCTGACCCGCGAGGCAGAGCGGATTTGGGACAAGATCGACGTGCTGGTCGTCCCCACGTATCCTCGCCCGCGCACCCGCGCCGACCTGAATGCGGATCCGATCGGCCCGAACAGCGAGCTTGGCACCTATACCAATTTCGTGAATCTGCTGGACCTGTGCGCCATTGCCGTGCCGTCGCATTGGCGGGCGGATGGGTTCCCATCGGGCGTCACGCTGATTGCGCCGAAAGGGCGGGACGGGTTGATCTCCGCCCTCGGGGCGCGGCTTCATTCTGCGGCGGGCGTCGCCATTGGCGCAACCGACACGCCCGTGCCACCCGTGACCCGCACGCCAATGCTGGCGGAGGGGGAGATCGAGGTTGTCGTCGTTGGCGCGCACCTGTCGGGAATGCCGCTGAACCATGAACTGACGGGACGGGGAGGGCGGTTCCTGCGCGCGGTGACGACCACGCCCGATTACCGTCTGTTCGCGCTGGCGGGTGGGCCGCCCTTCCGCCCCGGACTGATGCGGGTGGCGACGGGGCAGGGCACCGCCATCCAGACCGAGGTCTGGGCCGTTCCCGCACAGCATTTCGGCAGCTTCGTGGCGGGTATTCCCGCGCCGCTTGGCATCGGCACCGCGCGGTTGGCTGACGGCACCGCACCCAAGGGTTTCATCACGGAGGCCGAGGGTCTGACCGGCGCCACCGACATCTCGCATTTCGGCGGGTGGCGGGCCTATATGGCCAGCCTGTCGCAGCCTGCATAA
- the uca gene encoding urea carboxylase, whose translation MFHTVLVANRGEIACRILRTLKVMGLRTVAIHSDADADAPHVTMADVAVRLPGDKAADTYLRGDLILDAAQAHGAQAIIPGYGFLSENADFAEACATAGIVFVGPTAAQIRQFGLKHTSRELAAAAGVPLVPGTDLLPDLATALAEAGRIGFPVMLKSTAGGGGIGMVRCADAAGLEAAFDTVRRQALNFFKDAGVFLEACIDDARHVEVQIFGDGQGTVVALGERDCSLQRRNQKVVEETPAPDLPAATRTAMLAAARDLGASVGYQSAGTVEFIYDRARDAFYFLEVNARLQVEHPVTEAVLGIDLVDWMIRTAAGTPPDLTAVPAPNGSAIEVRIYAEDPVHDFQPAAGELTEVRFPHDVRVDGWVDTGSRVTPYYDPMIAKLIVHGTTRADAIAKMRAALDASRLSGIATNLDYLRTVVASEVFTSGKVSTRALSDLTYAPRAVEVVVPGTYTTVQDYPGRTGLWHIGVPPSGPMDDFAFRLANRIVGNDAAAAGLECTLAGPTLRFHTDTVVALTGASAEATLDGVPVAFWAPIAVTAGQVLTVGKALSGCRTYVAVAGGLDVPEYLGSRSTFVLGQFGGHAGRVLHKGDVIPLGTHVPRAAAPTPKALIPTYGTEWEVGVLYGPHGAPDFFTSEAIETFFATDWEVHYNSNRLGVRLMGPKPTWARSDGGEAGLHPSNIHDTEYAIGAINFTGDMPVILTRDGPSLGGFVCPATIAKAELWKIGQAKPGDRIRFMPMTFDDALALERAQDAAIDSLTPLADLPAPLPPSRMPVGTVSATVLAELPAQGDRPAAAYRQAGDRYILLEYGPNELDLRFRFRIHALMKALTTDPIDGVLELSPGIRSLQINYDGRVIHQRDLIARLLAVEETLTDTSTMKVPTRVIHLPMAFEDSATLDAQTRYRETVRATAPWMPNNVDFIQRINGLSARDQVREIVFSASYMVMGLGDVYLGAPCAVPIDPRHRLLTSKYNPARTFTAEGTVGIGGVYMCIYGMDSPGGYQLVGRTLPIWNKFTRNPCFAAGEPWLLRFFDQVRYYEVTEEELQRLRADFREGRATVRIEEEEFDLGAYHAFLEAEADSIAAFKAGQSAAFRMEVARWQEDDALAALEDEHPPEDEVAGDAILAELHGSIWKVLVDEGQIVAEGQPIIILEAMKTEITVTATVAGTVARVHARPGRTVATGDRLLVIEAH comes from the coding sequence ATGTTTCACACCGTTCTTGTCGCCAATCGTGGGGAAATCGCCTGCCGGATCCTGCGCACATTGAAGGTGATGGGCCTGCGGACGGTGGCCATTCATTCCGACGCGGATGCTGACGCACCGCATGTCACGATGGCCGATGTCGCCGTGCGGCTGCCGGGGGACAAGGCCGCCGACACCTATTTGCGTGGCGATCTGATCCTTGATGCGGCGCAGGCGCATGGCGCGCAGGCGATCATTCCCGGTTACGGATTCCTGTCGGAAAACGCGGATTTCGCCGAGGCATGTGCCACAGCGGGAATTGTCTTCGTTGGGCCTACGGCGGCACAGATCCGGCAATTCGGCCTGAAACACACCTCCCGCGAGTTGGCGGCGGCGGCAGGCGTGCCTTTGGTGCCGGGGACGGATCTTCTACCCGATCTTGCAACGGCTTTGGCCGAAGCGGGCCGGATCGGCTTTCCTGTCATGCTGAAGTCCACGGCGGGGGGCGGTGGCATTGGCATGGTCCGCTGCGCCGATGCGGCGGGGTTGGAGGCCGCGTTCGACACCGTGCGGCGTCAGGCATTGAACTTCTTCAAGGATGCAGGCGTATTTCTGGAAGCCTGCATTGACGATGCCCGCCATGTAGAGGTGCAGATTTTCGGCGACGGGCAGGGCACTGTGGTGGCCTTGGGCGAGCGTGACTGTTCGCTTCAACGTCGCAACCAGAAGGTGGTGGAGGAAACGCCCGCCCCCGATCTGCCCGCTGCCACGCGCACAGCCATGCTGGCCGCCGCCCGCGATCTGGGCGCCAGCGTCGGATACCAGTCGGCCGGCACGGTGGAATTCATCTATGATCGCGCACGGGACGCGTTTTACTTTCTTGAGGTCAATGCCCGCCTGCAGGTCGAACATCCCGTGACCGAAGCGGTTCTGGGCATCGATCTGGTCGACTGGATGATCCGCACCGCTGCAGGCACCCCGCCGGACCTGACGGCGGTGCCCGCGCCGAACGGGTCGGCGATCGAGGTCCGCATCTATGCCGAAGATCCCGTCCACGATTTCCAGCCCGCTGCGGGAGAGTTGACCGAGGTGCGCTTTCCCCACGACGTGCGCGTGGACGGCTGGGTGGACACAGGATCGCGGGTCACGCCCTATTATGATCCGATGATCGCCAAGCTGATCGTTCACGGCACCACGCGTGCGGATGCGATAGCCAAGATGCGTGCCGCGTTGGATGCCTCCCGCCTGTCGGGCATCGCGACGAACCTCGATTACCTGCGGACGGTGGTCGCGTCGGAGGTGTTCACCTCGGGCAAGGTCTCCACCCGGGCGCTGTCGGACCTGACCTATGCCCCGCGCGCGGTGGAGGTGGTGGTTCCCGGCACCTATACCACCGTGCAGGATTATCCGGGCCGGACGGGTCTTTGGCATATCGGCGTGCCTCCCTCGGGGCCGATGGACGATTTTGCCTTCCGTCTTGCCAACCGGATCGTTGGCAACGATGCGGCAGCGGCCGGATTGGAATGCACGCTGGCCGGTCCGACGCTGAGGTTCCACACCGACACCGTCGTCGCCCTGACGGGGGCAAGCGCCGAGGCGACGCTGGACGGCGTGCCGGTGGCCTTCTGGGCCCCCATCGCGGTGACGGCGGGCCAGGTTCTGACCGTGGGAAAAGCCCTGTCGGGCTGCCGCACCTATGTCGCCGTGGCGGGTGGGCTGGATGTGCCGGAATATCTGGGCAGCCGGTCCACCTTCGTTTTGGGACAGTTCGGGGGCCATGCGGGACGCGTGTTGCACAAGGGCGACGTAATCCCGCTGGGGACCCACGTTCCGCGCGCCGCCGCACCCACCCCGAAGGCGCTGATCCCGACCTATGGCACGGAATGGGAGGTGGGCGTCCTCTACGGTCCCCATGGCGCGCCGGATTTCTTCACGTCCGAGGCGATCGAAACGTTCTTTGCCACGGATTGGGAGGTCCATTATAACTCCAACCGTCTGGGCGTGCGCCTGATGGGTCCGAAACCCACATGGGCCCGCAGCGACGGGGGCGAAGCGGGGTTGCACCCGTCCAACATCCACGACACCGAATATGCCATCGGCGCAATCAACTTTACCGGTGATATGCCCGTGATCCTGACCCGCGATGGGCCGAGCCTAGGCGGCTTCGTCTGCCCCGCGACCATCGCCAAGGCCGAATTGTGGAAGATCGGGCAGGCCAAACCGGGCGACCGTATCCGCTTCATGCCCATGACCTTCGATGACGCCTTGGCGCTGGAACGCGCGCAGGACGCCGCGATCGATTCACTGACCCCGTTGGCCGATCTGCCCGCACCCTTGCCGCCTTCGCGGATGCCGGTAGGCACGGTATCAGCCACGGTTCTGGCCGAGTTGCCCGCCCAAGGCGACCGTCCCGCCGCCGCCTACCGGCAGGCAGGGGATCGGTATATCCTGCTGGAATACGGCCCGAACGAACTGGACCTTCGGTTCCGTTTCCGCATCCACGCGCTGATGAAGGCGTTGACGACGGACCCCATCGACGGGGTGCTGGAATTGTCGCCCGGCATCCGGTCGCTCCAGATCAACTATGACGGGCGGGTGATCCATCAGCGGGACCTGATTGCCCGTCTGCTGGCGGTGGAAGAAACGCTGACCGACACGTCGACGATGAAGGTGCCGACCCGCGTCATACATCTGCCGATGGCGTTCGAGGATTCCGCCACGCTGGATGCGCAGACCCGTTACCGCGAAACCGTGCGCGCCACCGCGCCGTGGATGCCCAACAACGTCGATTTCATCCAACGCATCAACGGTCTGTCGGCCCGCGATCAGGTGCGCGAGATCGTATTTTCCGCCAGCTATATGGTGATGGGCTTGGGCGATGTGTATCTTGGCGCGCCCTGCGCCGTGCCGATCGACCCGCGGCATCGGTTGCTGACATCGAAATACAATCCCGCCCGCACATTCACGGCGGAAGGGACGGTGGGTATCGGCGGCGTCTATATGTGCATCTATGGGATGGATAGCCCCGGCGGATATCAGTTGGTCGGCCGCACCCTCCCCATCTGGAACAAGTTCACGCGCAATCCCTGCTTTGCGGCGGGGGAGCCGTGGCTGCTGCGGTTCTTCGATCAGGTCCGGTATTACGAGGTGACGGAGGAGGAGCTGCAACGCCTGCGCGCCGATTTCCGCGAAGGCCGCGCGACTGTTCGGATCGAGGAGGAGGAGTTCGACCTTGGCGCCTATCACGCCTTCCTTGAGGCGGAGGCGGACAGCATCGCCGCGTTCAAGGCCGGTCAGAGCGCCGCCTTCCGCATGGAGGTGGCCCGCTGGCAGGAGGACGACGCCCTTGCCGCGCTGGAGGATGAACATCCGCCGGAGGACGAGGTCGCGGGCGATGCGATCCTGGCCGAACTGCACGGATCGATCTGGAAGGTGCTGGTGGACGAAGGGCAGATCGTGGCGGAAGGCCAGCCCATCATCATTCTTGAGGCGATGAAAACCGAAATCACCGTCACCGCCACGGTGGCCGGAACCGTGGCCCGCGTCCACGCCCGCCCCGGACGCACCGTTGCCACGGGTGACCGCCTCCTGGTGATCGAGGCGCATTGA
- a CDS encoding mandelate racemase/muconate lactonizing enzyme family protein, which yields MKITDIETFYLRLPNVEARTDSSQDTLLIKVSTDAGIVGWGEVDSSPSVVQAIIGAPYSHTMVSGLKRLLIGENPIETGRLWDKMYDATIFYGRTGAVLQAMAGIDIALWDIKGKAFNQPIVTLLGGALRDRMRVYSSNMFQFSVQDTVARAKAAVDTGHTGVKFGWEPFGQHEKTDLAYVEAIRMAIGDDVDFMLDVGHAWDMKTALRRARLFEPYNLFWIEEPLHPEDISGYGKLSAGAQQRIAAGEQDSSVAQFERLIDEGGVDVVQIDLTRAGITQGIRVANYALSKGRKVCNHNFTTDINTAASLHFLCAIKNALVMEYCVEPNDIARKLALNPVKFEDGYALLPSEPGLGVTPDPAIIEKYLVK from the coding sequence ATGAAAATCACCGACATCGAAACCTTCTACCTGCGCCTGCCAAACGTGGAGGCCCGCACCGACAGTTCTCAGGACACGCTGCTGATCAAGGTCAGCACCGATGCCGGCATCGTCGGCTGGGGCGAGGTGGACAGCAGCCCCTCGGTCGTGCAGGCGATCATCGGCGCGCCTTACTCGCATACGATGGTGTCGGGGTTGAAGCGCCTGCTGATCGGCGAGAACCCGATCGAGACGGGGCGGCTTTGGGACAAGATGTATGACGCCACGATCTTCTACGGTCGCACGGGCGCGGTCCTGCAGGCGATGGCGGGGATCGACATCGCGTTGTGGGACATCAAGGGCAAGGCATTCAATCAGCCCATCGTGACTCTTCTTGGCGGGGCGCTGCGCGACCGCATGCGGGTCTATTCGTCCAATATGTTCCAGTTTTCGGTTCAAGATACCGTCGCCCGCGCCAAGGCGGCCGTCGATACGGGCCATACCGGCGTCAAGTTCGGGTGGGAGCCTTTCGGGCAGCATGAAAAGACCGACCTTGCCTATGTCGAGGCGATACGCATGGCCATCGGCGACGACGTCGATTTCATGCTGGATGTGGGCCACGCTTGGGACATGAAAACCGCGCTGCGCCGCGCCCGATTGTTTGAACCTTACAACCTGTTCTGGATCGAGGAGCCGCTTCATCCCGAGGATATCTCCGGCTATGGCAAGCTCTCGGCAGGGGCGCAGCAGCGTATCGCCGCGGGTGAGCAGGACAGTTCCGTCGCGCAGTTCGAACGGCTGATCGATGAAGGCGGCGTCGATGTTGTGCAGATCGACCTGACTCGCGCAGGCATCACCCAAGGCATCCGCGTGGCGAACTACGCGCTCAGCAAGGGGCGCAAGGTCTGCAACCACAACTTCACCACGGATATCAACACGGCGGCCTCGCTGCATTTCCTTTGCGCGATCAAAAATGCGCTGGTGATGGAGTATTGCGTGGAACCGAACGACATCGCCCGCAAGCTGGCGCTGAACCCCGTCAAGTTCGAAGACGGCTATGCTCTCCTGCCGTCTGAGCCAGGTCTGGGTGTAACCCCCGATCCCGCAATCATCGAGAAATATCTGGTGAAGTGA
- a CDS encoding LysR family transcriptional regulator has protein sequence MKHLYDFQLIEAVARTGSIRRAADDMNLTGSALNRRIRRFEEEFGFDIFERLPSGVRLNPAGEMVLHHYRSSRSDLARLRSQVADLSGERRGHVSIACSQALTPYFLPEQIALYRAKHPGVTFAVKVGDREQAEGQIANFAADLALVFEPLYLVDFEILHALPQPVHAILHKDDPLAAKTEIRMRDVLQRPYVLPSKQYGVRHLLEMGARKLRQTLAPVIESDSFDLIRHYALHEGAIGFQIPIGLKYEDAGLVSRPMSDRDISAGNLFLGQKRGRTLPVSSARFAMQITNSLTAYSQELS, from the coding sequence ATGAAGCATCTTTACGACTTTCAACTTATTGAGGCGGTGGCGCGAACCGGATCAATCCGTCGGGCGGCGGACGATATGAACCTGACGGGATCGGCCCTGAACCGTCGAATCCGGCGGTTCGAGGAGGAGTTCGGCTTTGACATCTTCGAACGCCTGCCCTCAGGCGTCCGTCTCAATCCGGCCGGAGAGATGGTGCTGCACCACTACCGCAGTTCCCGCTCCGATCTGGCACGGTTGCGATCACAGGTGGCGGATTTGTCGGGCGAACGGCGGGGTCATGTGTCCATTGCCTGTTCGCAGGCGCTGACGCCTTATTTCCTGCCCGAACAGATCGCGCTCTACCGCGCAAAACATCCGGGAGTGACTTTTGCCGTGAAGGTCGGAGATCGCGAGCAGGCCGAGGGACAGATTGCCAACTTCGCCGCCGATCTCGCCCTGGTGTTCGAACCGCTTTATCTTGTGGACTTTGAAATTTTGCATGCCTTGCCGCAGCCGGTTCACGCGATCCTGCACAAAGACGACCCGCTGGCCGCAAAGACCGAAATCCGGATGCGCGACGTTCTGCAGCGGCCTTACGTCCTTCCATCGAAACAATACGGGGTGCGCCACCTCTTGGAAATGGGGGCGCGCAAATTGCGGCAGACGCTTGCACCAGTCATCGAATCGGACAGCTTCGATCTCATCCGCCATTACGCGCTTCATGAAGGCGCGATCGGCTTTCAGATTCCCATAGGTCTGAAGTATGAAGACGCCGGTCTCGTTTCCCGCCCGATGTCCGACCGGGATATTTCGGCCGGAAATCTCTTTCTTGGCCAGAAACGAGGGCGAACATTGCCTGTATCCTCCGCCCGATTTGCCATGCAGATCACGAACAGCCTGACGGCCTATTCTCAGGAACTGTCCTGA